DNA sequence from the Odontesthes bonariensis isolate fOdoBon6 chromosome 18, fOdoBon6.hap1, whole genome shotgun sequence genome:
TGTTAAGCTTTATTGAATAGATTTGTAAAGACTGTTGGAAGTCTCCCTGAATAGTAAGCTGAAAGGGGCTGTTGACTCCCTTTTCTGCTGTCTGATATATCCAGGATATGAATGAGCTTTTCCATAGTGGAAACAGAATATTGCGCTGTCATTAAAGATAAATGTACTAACAGGGATATGCCTTATGTAAAAAGTTTATTGTAACTCATGGTGCTGGCTAATtcagattttatttgttttttattccaAAGTTGCAACTGTTGTTGTTCAATCATCTTTAGATTCTAATACCAAATTGAAAATGGACTGAGCTTGTATAGTCtggctgaccactcaaagtgctttaacactacatgccacattcactcatacagcacatctCAGTCCATATACAGGCTACACAGGGCTTTCTTTTACCCGTTCACACACGTTCATGCACCGATGGATGCGTTGGAAGGCAACGTGGGTTCAGTGTTTTACCCAAGGGCGCTTTGACATGTGGAAGCAATGAGTGGAACCAACAACCTTCTGATTGGCAGGCGGCCACTCTCCATCCTGAGCTACAGATGCCCCTGAAGTATCCATTAAGGATATAAAATGAATCAAAAAGATTAGTCTCTGACATTTATTGGGCATTTCCACTGGGATAGTTGTTATCCACTGAGTCTGTGCTGTAATTTAATTGAACTTTAGGGAATTTCAATATTACAGAAATGAAGACATTGATGGTGGTGCTTAATGTGCACATGCCATTGTGGCAGCATGCTACTGTGGACAGAAGCCTTTGATTACATGTTTAGGACAGCTAAAAAATGTTCTGCATGAGCAATTGGATAATGCTACgtgattgtttttttatttgtctaaTTTAGCAATTTCTCAGACTTATTCTGTTCCTGTTCAATCACACAAAAAGCACAACGTCAGCAttgtatatctatctatctggatggatggatgattttgTCTGTTACCTTTGATCAGCATAAAAAATGCGTCCTGGTTTACAACTAGCTTCTAACGTCTAACCGTAGATTCTGGGTTGATGGCCAGCCCCCCAGTATCAACGTCCAGCCCGCTGAGGCTGGTCGGCCATCCTGTTAAGAAGATGACTGATGAAACTCCAGAGGAAAGGGAGGTTGTCAAGGAGACTGAGGCGAATGTGGATGAGTCCATAAACTCTGCGGTTATCAACGAGCTGTTTGATGCAGTCTTAGAGCAGAGtgatgaggatgaggaggaagatgcTTTGAATATCTCCTCCATGTCCATCCTCGCTCCACTGGCTGAGACTGTGGCTGCTGCGGCGCAGAGTCCTGACAGGATGGTAACACCAATACTCTTCTTTTGGATCCATTTCACACACTTTGATACAGCAAGAAGCAGATTGGCAATATAATTAGCTTCATGTTCTTTTGCAGACATCGACTCCAGCAAGCTcgttcattttgaaaaacaataCCCCAGAAAATGTTTTGAAACCGAACAAGTTCCAGAGAACCAACATGGTACGGACCCCCTCAGATTGCGTCGATGCTTTGGATGAGGACCACAAACTGCCCTATAGGTAAAAAGTTGTGCTATTAGTTGCTTGTTTGAACTGACTCGGGACTGTGACCCTTTATTTGAAGCTGTTTCTTGTtatcatgtgtgtgtctgtgtgtttgtgtcagcaTTGATGCTTATAGGTCAATAAGAGTGAAGGAGACCGAGAGGCCCAATGTGAAGCAGGTTATCGTGAGAAAAGAGGACGTTTCTCAGAGAGCAGATGAGCCCAGAGGATCTACTCTCTTCAGTATTAAACAGAGGACAAAGGTCTGGAATGAATCCAATTTACTATTCATTCACGTTGCATGACAATGTGAGACCCATGAATTATTTTATACACTTGAGTTAAGCAACCAACACAACATTAGTTTCAGTTTTCATGCAGTTTAAAGATGTTAATCCTTGGTTGCTTCATAATTAGTTTACCATTCATTTGTATTAACAATTTCAGGCATTAAAAGATGGATCTTGATTTCCATTTAGATAGAAAAAAGCAGATGATGCATTTCATCTGTCTGTCAGGGACCGAGCAGTAAGGCAACGAGGTGCTTAGGTTgaagaatgttttcatttacCCCAAAAATCTGATACATTTTGCCAAATCAAAAGTTCAACTAAAGTGGCCTATAAAAGAGACTCGGAACCAAAGAAAATGCAACTGCATGAGCATAATTAACCAACTAACCTCTCTGCACAGACACATGAGGGGAACTTAAATACTGCTTTAACTAAACCATGTGTAACACAAGGgagaaaacaaaatggctgCTGCATTCTAAACTAACAGAAAACCCCAAATAAACCCCAAACACCCCTATGACAGTGCAGCACGTGGTTCTTGGGCCTTGGGCTGCAGCAGGAAGGAGAAGCCAAACCCCAGCTAACTGGAAAGAAAGAAGAGTATTATTACTCAACAGAATTTGAACTTACAATTAACATTACAAGGTGAGAAAAATCAACTCATTTGGtaaagaaatattttgttgagtCGTGTGTATACATGTTTGGAATAGTGACTGTAAAGCAAATTAAAGTGGAAATACACTGGTGGTGAGGTGCAGATATAACCATGTGTGTCCTGGTCATACCAATGTCCTTTATAAATTAGATTATGTTTTCCCCTTCCTCTGAATACATCTTTCCTTTTGGGATTAATAAAATATTCAATTCAAACACGTCTTGTATCCAAAATTACTTCTGAAAAcgccacatcttgttaagatatgaagATAAAGACATGAGTTAAACCACATGCATCTCTTTGTCCTTTCCTACTGGAAGGTTACATTGAAGATGTCGTCCTCTGTAGGTAAAGCATCTGAATGTTGTGTGTCCGTATAGATTCTGACGAATGACATGAACCTGCAGCAGACTGTTATACATCAGGCCAGCCAGGCTCTCAACTGCTGCACAGATGAAGAGCATGGCAAAGGATCCCAGGTGGAGGCTGAAGCagagaggctgctgttggtgGCCAGTGAGTCCATCCACACTTCAGTTCGCCTTCAGATGGGAAATTCGGTGACTTGTAACGGTCGCAAGATCTGAATTTGTTTTCCTCTGACTTTGTTAGCGGAAAAGAGGGAAGCCTTGAAGGTGGAGCTGGAGCGTCTGAAAGGAGacccagctggacagagaaaggCCCGTGTAGCTCCAGAACCGGCTCCCTCCAAGGGCTCCATCACCCTCCAGGAGTTACGCCTGCCTCTGAAAGCAGACTTTGTTTGCTCAACTGCCAACAAGCCAGGTACAATTTATGGAAATTTGAGATGATACTCCATTTCTCTCCAGACGCCAACAGTTCCTGTGAGTGAAGATGATGGAAAGCTTTTCCTGTCATTGTATTTGCAGAGTAAGGAAATCAGGTTTAgcctaaaatgtgtttttatggaCTGCTTGTGATGACAACTACAGGATAAATGTTAGTTTTAGCAGGTAATGACTTTGTTTTATCATTCTTACATTTAcaaatgtcactttttttttcttctttttttcagagTCAACTAAACATTCCTTCTTCATCATCATTTGTGCTGGAGCAGAGAACAGAGTGGCCACACCACTAGCCAGCACCCACTGTGGCCTCAGTGGGGACACCCTCACCTTCCCCACCAGCTTTGCTCTGTAAGTTACTGACACCTGCCGGCACAAAAGGACCAAAGTCATCATCATCCACTCAcgtcttttttgttttattaatgtttagTTGGTTAACTTTGCAACTTCATTTATATATGGCAGTTTTATCAGTTGATGCTGTACCAAGATCTGTTGGGATTAAGAAGTATAATCGGATTGTTTGGACACGGTAATTATTGAAAATCTGTAACCATTTCAGATCTGATGTCTCCAGTGACTTTCAAATAGCGTTAGAAGTCTACTGTTTGGTAAGTGCTTTTCAAATGTCTTTCAGTGGTTTAAAGATGGAGTTGAGGATGCTCTATATTTGGCATATATCATATAAACATCAATTTGATATCTGATACCAATGTTGTCTTTCTTTCACCAGTTGGAAAAGTAAGCCCTCAACATTCTACTTGCATTCTAAAAACATGATATGTAAATAATCAAATTCATAAAACTTCCTTTATACAAATGTGAGGATTCTTTTGGATAAATTGTTGAAGGGATGTGGCTTTTTATTCTGCTGAGGCCAGGAATATACTGGCCTTTTGATCAAACATTCGCCTCATCAACCTGCTAAATGGTAATTGTGCATACTTACCTGTGTAGCACACCTGTTACCGGAGGGGCGGGCCAGATGGCTTGGTCCAGTCTAAAAACACGCCCCCACACTCACTCACTTTCTGTGCATGGATTCCAACATGCTAGGATTCCAAGcatatttttaaacttttttttttttttttttttttttttttactgctgctGAATGTATGACCCTACATCCGGTCCAATTTGGCCCTATGTAAAGCACTAAAGCTTTCAAAATTTTAGCGCTGTTGACCGGAAGCCAAGTAACGACATTTCGTTGTCAagactcacctgtgttttttgtgcaatgacaataaagaaagtctaaaggctgagttatacttcttttaactgcccttgcgcttgcgtcttgcgcttgtgttaatggctcgagacgtttatgcttcattttgctttgccggcgcttgtgtgtgctgcgtggcgattcaccgccaggacctcttcggcaagtctctcttcgagtggattcaaatatattatgtctatgggattcatgcttcttcttcttcttctttgctttctaccttggcgtttgaaaacagcggccttttattaggggatgaaaccggaagatgaacacgccgccggatgtgatgtagatagtggcttgtgctcgtgtccagagtggctactctatagctctgctcgcgtcttgcgtgaagtttagaaaattgaggtgacacacgcaagggggggcttgcaaccgcgcaagggcttgccttgcgtcttgcgttaccgactataagcTTAAGTCTAAAGTTGGAGTGCTCTGGCTCTACACCTATCAGTCACCAACATACTGCAGCCTGAGAATGCTCGGTATTCATTCCTGAGGATGTGCACAAACAAAGCtccaaacaaaaaagcagcCATGATAAACCTGTATAGCCGTAGTTAATAGCAAGTAGATTCCTGGCCTGAGTGTTTTTTCATAGTAAGAACGAGTTCAGTATATTTAcatgatttattttctgtttttagtaTTGGGTTGTCTTTGTAAAGGATTACAGTCTGATTCATGACATTTCCTTTCAGGTGCAGAAACGTGAGGTCTGCAGTGATAAGAAGAAGAAACCCAACAAGTCAAAGGTAATTCCCACAAATTAGAATTGAATGGAAAATTAATTTGCCCTAAACCATGGAGCATGCTGTAATGTTAGAAGCATGCTTGTGTGTGTCCAGATGACTTGGAGACAGGTTTATGAGGCCCACACTTTGTGTTTGCCGGTATGAACGgtttctgtttctgctcctcACGTGTGTGCGGGTGGGTGAGCACCGTGATGGCACACCATCACAGAACCCTTTCTCTGCACAGCCTCGGTGGCcattttgtgttgtggaaaagaATGTGATCTGAAGAGAAAAATGCAAATCCCTTGGTGTACATCGCTATAACTCAATTATAAAATGTTGATTGCTTTTCTAGGCCATGACTCCAAAGAGATTCCTCGCCATCACTGTAAGTAAATCATGCTCATTTTCATCTGCCCAGTAATCCGTCATAATTCTGAGCGTAGCAACCCTCTCAGCTGTCTGaaatggtttctttttcttccttacAGAAAAGTGCACAGACGCCAGGTATGTGAAACTGTGATTGAATTTGTACTTTTAAGTCGGTTTTCTAAAGTTTGAACATAATTCATTTCTGTTCCTCCCATGTATTTACCTGACTGAACGAGTAGTCATTAGAATGAGTGAATTAATGCTTGATTTGAAAGCTGCTTGGGTTGCCCTTTGTTGTCTCGGTTGTGTGTAATCAGTTcaaccgctctgtctgcagtggtGGCCAGTCCAGGAGGCCCCAATGCTGTTCGCACCAGCAACTTTGtcctggtgggatctcaaacgCTCAGTCTGTCCTCTATTGGGAAAAACAAATTTCCCTTGGAGAAGGTATACAACGTAATAAATTCATTTTCACTTGCACTGCTTCATCCTGTATTTCACACCTTGGGTCTAATGACGGTGTCCTTGCCGGTCATGTATCGGTGTATAGCCTCAGTAACTGTTCTCATAGGACTGTACATTGTACTGCCTGTACATTCACACCTGCCTTGATATCTTTCTtttagatgaaatatgaaagaAGTGAAAGACAACTGCTCAGTGGCATGTTTCAGAACAAGGTTGCTGCTTAATGACTCTTTCTGTAATTTATGTGGGGATGGGTGAGCTACACTATAGGGTAGAATATTCTGCACTTCATTGTTAACAGTAACATTATCcgctaggggtgggcgaaaaaatcgattcatgtacgtatcacgatttatttatttattttttttatgggatgattttaaaaatcgatttttctcccctgaattgattatattacgtcatatccgtgtccagaaaaacttcatcaattcatcacattaagttatgttaaaattggcccacatttgtgctgtgtggacatttcaattcattttgtaactgtaaacttaaaaaatgcctctttttgtctcagttgaaataaatgtcagctgctggactgactgacacagactgatgtgcatgtttatgggaacgacattcattctagaagtgtatgattcaacttgtttgttttttaaggaggaagaaaattgcaattactgattatatcaaatcgcaatacttgtagaatcgcaattatcaagaatcgtgaccaaagcacatCGTCCCACCCCTATTATTCGCTCACATATCTGTTCTCATTATTGAAAATGATTAGATTTTCCTCTTGGCCTGTACTGATGCTTTAATCATCTGAAAACGGCTCCCGTTTGTTTCACCACAGCTCGTTACTTGAACACATCTCAGCTGGTGACGATGGGATGTTCAAGCTTTTCATAATCTGCCTTTACTTTATGTTCAAGGTGCCATTCTTGTGCCCGCTCGAGGGCCACATCTACCTCAAGATGCAGTGTGAAGTGGGCTCAAAAGTGGAAGAGAGGGGCTTCTTGGTGAGCAGCAGATCAACATATTCCAACCAATAATCAGCTGCATAAtcaacctgctgctgctgcaatgCTAATCCCAGAACCGCTCTGATCATCTTTTTCTTCTGGCTTTCTTCTATTCGTCACCACAGACTATGTTTGAGGATGTAAGTGGATTTGGAGCCTGGCACAGAAGGTGGTGTGTGCTCTCAGGATATTGCATCTCCTACTGGACGTACCCGGATGATGAAAAGCGAAAGGTAACCAGTGCAGAGCAAAGCTGTCACCACCTTTTTCAGGAGTTACTGTTTATGCTTTCGATGTTGGCTTAAAGAAACCCAGCGCTCAAGTAAATACAAACACAACGATATTAACTGTAGGGATAACTACAGTTGGACCCAAATTGTTAGTTAATCAGGCTACAGGTGTAATCCTGTGCGTAGCTGTGAGAGCTGGATGCAGTTATCACTCGTATTCTCTACAGAATAAGTTCAAGTTCAAACATGTACTGTGCCAACATGTTTGCTTCTCTCTGAAGAGAAGCAAACTGGGAAATTTatactggtttaaatcataacatgcatgcgtcatccggatTGGGAAACCAATCACGTTAGCACTTTGTAAAGTTGAATTAGAATATCCTGCCAAACCAATTCCAGATAAAGATGGGACAGTTTGGCTGAAAGGCATTGCAACAGCTCTTTGACTGTTGGCAGGATCTGATCTAACTGATGTGGACTTGAAGCTGGGTGAAAGCATATCATCACCATATTATTTTCTATCTTGATCACCATATAGAGTTTAATCCTGTCACCTTCAAAATTATACTAATAATGTCCGCATCATAAAACAAATGCAGTTAAACTTCGGAACAGACCCCATATAAACACCTAACTATGCAAACATACTTAGAATAACTCATTTCAAATAAGTCTGGGTCACAGGACTCGTGTCTTTTGCTTTGAATTCTGAAACTATTGCTGGAAGCTTGGTAGGTCATTTCCTCTTTTCCTTTGGAGGTTTCTTGGCGTTGGCGAAACGGAATGTTGTAGTTAAAGCACACTTTCACTTgcgattctttttttaatgtcaaAATGGCACTTTTGAGACTTGAGAGTTTTGTTTACAGCTGAAGTTTAAACTGTCCAATTTCCAGGTTTTCACTTAAAACCTGTTGtttacagtggaaaaaaaaatgcatttgtatTTTGTAACCCAGCTGagccattttcattatttaagtGCAGATTGAATCGAAATCGAATCGATTTAGGAAACTGGCCACGATTCTCAGCCCGACTGGGTGCTGATCACAGATCGATGTAAATTAAATCCCAATCGATTTATCGCCGGGCCCCATCTTGACTCGTACAAAAGGATGAATAAAATGTATACAAGTGTGTCATTTATATAAATCTATTGAAGTTGAGGCTCAGATGTGGCACTTTGGttcagtgcccccccccctcctgagAGGCAGACCCTCCATAAAGGCTGGAATCTCCTGTCTCTACAGGGAATCTTATGTTTAGCTTACAGACCTAGCTACAAGATAATGGACAGAGTTTGAATGTGGTCTGCCATGATTCCAAGAAGGGACAGCAGCGGTGTAGCTTAGGGCATCTATTGTTATCCAAAGCAAATCGACATCTTTGAACTGTCTTTGACCAAAGAGCAGAGACATTTGGGTATAAAGTCAGTCTTTTGTTCCTTGTCTGCTAGAATCCTATTGGTCGCATCAACCTGGCCAACTGTACCAGTAAGACGGTGGAACCAGCCAACAGAGAGTTTTGCGCCAGACCAAACACCTTTGAGCTGGTGACAGTCCGACCTCAAAGAGAGGACGACAAAGAGACGCTCGTCAGTCAGTGCAAGAACACCATGTGTGTCACCAAGTGAGTTCCTGCCCGCTGCACCCGCACATCATAGTACACATACTGTTTGTCTGTTAAAGGCTTTTGCTTGAAGAACtgacattgttttttgtttcacaGAAACTGGTTGAGTGCGGATACCAAGGATGAGAGGAATCTGTGGATGAGAAAACTGAACCAGATCCTGGTGGATCTGCGTATGTGGCAGCCAGACGCCTGTTTCAGGCCGCTGTAATGCCAGCTCTTTGTGCTTAACGccagcttttctttctttcggaCCGCCGAGAACAGGGACATACCGTTACTAAGTGCAATACAATATGACAAATGGTAAATATTTTTTACTTTAGAGGAGATGAACGATTGAATCCCTAAATTATTGATCAGAGGTCTATAAAGCCATACATTTCACCACAGTTTTTAGGAGTTGGCACCATAGTTGATACATTTGCAACCTTTTTTTGCTCTGCTAATATTTTGGGGTGTTTTTAAGAAGCCACCTTTTTATGTTATTGGAAATATTTAGCTTTCTTGACATGACGCATGCCTTTAAAGAATCAGCATTTCAGCGCTGAAATGAGGATTACTATTTAATTAAACAGTTTTATCACATGACACACTGCACGGCACCACACATCAATAATACTCGTGATCAACGTATACTTTCTATATTTGCTTTTCTAAGAGAACCCAGTCAGATGCAGAGTTTGTCTTGGTGATGGGGTCTGTTACATACTCTGCACTGAGATCCATAACCAGGGCCAAGCTGACCAATGCTTTCCTCTTTAACGATTAGCACGAATATTCCATGTGTGCTGTAAAAATGTGGCTCAGAGGTTCGTTGTTGGGTTAGTTCCGATGCCACTGACTGCTCCACCTACTTGGTGGTGTGAACCTTGGAAAATAAAATGTCAGCTTCATGTATATATTATATTGTACTGATTAGGGTTGGAGtatgcagatgttttttttttttttgataaaagATTGCTTGTTTTTTCTCCACGATGCTGAAAATGAATACAActtgggggtaaaaaaaaaaaaaactacaaagcaATCcctcttcttttatttatttctttttttactgcTCACATCTGACCCCACAGCCTGTCTTCAACCAAAATCTATCTGATGTGAGAGTAGGTTGGAGATTGCGTACATTAGTTTGAatttgaaaagaagaaaaaaatgtaatgaatcgGGTGATTGTGATTTCGTCTTGCTGGCGTTTCATTTAAAGGTACACCCCACCATGGCGTATTACCTAGACTACTCTGGGCAGTACTACGGGAAGCACTTTTTATGCAGAAGTGGAGAACCTTGTTTTAATGGAACTCGTATGGCATGAATCAGCGGCCATGTCTGAATCACTGAGCTAATCACACGGAAGCTGGGAGCATACATGGATGGACAACATAACGAATAAAGGCTGCCTTGTATTTTTTAAGGTTGTATTTATTGTGAGCAGTAAGGATAAGAAAGCTACTTAAAGCGTTTTAGGTTCGTGGTTTAAATGGTTTCTTCTTGGCTACGGCCTGTCTGTGATGTCAAACTCCAGCTGGTCCTGAATGTTTCTTTCCAAGTGACTTGGTTGCCATGCTCTCATTTGCTGTCATAGGACAGGAATATATATTTGTGTTGAAGTCATTTGAAAGACATTGAGACTACTTTTCTTTCCTGGTGGAAACTTGGGTCAACAGGTTGTGAGTTCCCTGTGACTCGAGTAAAAAGCTCTTTCTGGGTGAGGGAAGGGTGGACTCTGGTGGCAACCAGAGGTGCTGCACAAACACAAGAACATTTCATTGCCAAGAGACTAATCGACTTAGAATtgatagtttatttattttgaaagtgaaaaaataatcaGATGCCAGCTTTGCTGTATTTTTCTTCTCTTGAGATGCAACAGCATTTCTTTAGAGGGTTCCAAAACCAGTTTTTCTTTGAAGATTAACACGCAAAGCCCTGCTGAGCTTCATTttgagaataataaaaaaaaaaactccatcaGTCAGATAAACTTCATGATTAGTAAGAGCGACTCAGCCTTCATCTGGTCACCGTTGACCTAACCCCCCCCCTCAGGGAAGCTTCCACACATGGGCTGGGGAAATGGAAAACATTTGCCTCATTTATGAGAAGTTGCCCGGGACATTTTACAGTTGGCCGACCGCCCTGCTGAATTACATGATGATAAACTACTCTCTAAACATACATGTGGGGAGATATTTCAGATGGAATAAATATACACCCCTCACATCTTTTCATGGGACGACACTGAAGATATGACACTTTGATGCAATGGAAAGTAGTCAGTGTGCCCTCTAACTAAACACACAGCCATTAATGTCTAAACCGCTGACAACAAAAGtgaaaatgtccaaattgtgccTAAAGTGTTGATATTTTGTGTGGCCACCAGTATTTTCCAGCTCTGCCTTAACTCTGGGGGGCATGGAGTCCACCAGAATCCTCCTCCCTGACGGAGCTGGAGGATGGTGTTTACACTCGTGACTTTGCCTGCTGTCAGAGGCAGGTTCCCTTAAAGGTGATGTCATGTTTAAGGTCATAAATGTAGCATTCAGAGAGCTCAGAATGGATCTGCTTTGGGTGGTTACTGGCACCGGCAGCACATGTACAGTGCAGGGTTTTGTTGATGCAAGTTCTAACAAAAAGGAAGAGTTTAATtttggaaatgtttttaacgTTTCAGGAGAATTGAGAAACTTGTGGGGTTATAAAATTTCACAAACTAGTGTACTGTAAGAATTTACAACTGAAAACACTGCTGTATGTCACCACAAATATGATGATGAATAAAATATGGATCCTCTTTCAGTTCTAAAGTTGAATGAATACCAGGTCTTAACAGGATAATACAATATCTGCTAACCTATATATGTCATTAACATATGACGtgcgtgtgtatatatatatatatatatggatatatACATGCTTCAgcagggaaaaaataaaaaagttgtcCTCTGTCTGTCTTTCAGAAGAAAGTCAGACGACAGTCTGGTTTCTTCTCCTCCAGTTAGTAACCGATTAAAGTTAGACGGCAACCCGTCCCTGGATGGGCTTTGAGAAAAAATGGTCTGAGGAGGCTGAAGAAGAACTGCGGGGACGATTTAAGTCCACGGAGTGGAGATGATGCTAATACCATCACTGAGCTTGACTCGGTGACTGTAAGGTGCTTCCCACTTACAGACCCTGAATCATCATCAGTCAGCTGAAAAAGCTACTAAACATCAAAAAGAAAGCCTTTAGGGAGGAAAAACAGTTATTTAGGACTGttgaaaacagctgaagaagataacagaaaataatataacagagagcaaggaggtgaaCAGAAatatatcttgagactcgggaccttacaatcactgagcgagttggtaacctcggagtgttgatagactcagatctgactttcagcagccacatcaaagctgtcaccaaggcagctttttaccacctcagaaacatcaacagaattaaaggtttcctctcccaaacagaccaggagaaacttcaacaattcagttttatttatatagcgccaaattacaaaaaaatctcatctcaaggcacttaaataatgtAGTCCAATTCGAGCTAATTGGAGTTATATTCATTGTAATggtaatccaatcaaatccaattaattcaattcaaaataatccaattcattcatatagagccaattcaaaaactatttcctagctaaggaaaccaacagattgcactgaaactttttctttttgggtccaatctcccgtcctgagcgtgcctgaggcgactgtggagagaaacgactccctttgaacaggaagaaacctctggcagaaccagaaccaggaagggtggccatccgcctccaccagctggggtttgagaggacagaaaagaggggacaacaaacactgtaacaccattcaaaggatacctgttggaacagggaaacacgagttaatgaccacaataatatcacatatacataaagagagtaaagtgaggaaaggtgtgacagatgaggccccccagcagtctaggccaatggcaacttaaagctgcagtctgcaggatttgttgttgtcatacgtaaagtcctaatttttggcattttaagagtttacatgatctatcagaacgcttgaagttgaaaacggtgacctccgtagtcgcaaaatgcaagaaatgcttattttttaacctaaaaataaaaagttattcaacttcctgtcccgccccatcaaaacacatgagaacttgatgcgcgtacacgactcctcattcatcaactcacctgtcatttgcgatcatggaagacacagtaagtagactagcccgtaatgaagttcaatagtctaca
Encoded proteins:
- the anln gene encoding anillin; translation: MDPFTEKLLERTRARRENLQKKMAERPNATNRQMSKRPREPLTDTNGVGSQSVGEEVPQVSSKPSPSKRRCSEENGNSAADENQEPATTRAVAPVPSDPPTDKKPPVGPAGVRHSSSFENTSTRPAVQSRPEQLKTAQAKPEKMAVIPNVDPLGRKEAQTASIGSTLQRNAGDLEADPAPPAAGMKSRFQRLAEQRKCWDGTSDPPADCTPPLLRSQADVPPPVTPTNCLDAPLGRKGRLANLAATIGSWEDDLSHANIPKEKPGAVSVSKQATVAASSKPHAAGPSSATQSKSKSYQEAVHSPAKSGRVVFPSPQKDAIPASKPAPQSVNSPQKSSNQGAPFLSGPEKTVSSSSSSVAPGPLQNQAVSRGLNHVSSPQKSELHDSPTISGSLAHQGKSSAGAPVVKSFLERFGERCQQRSNHGIPSRVTTPAQTSGTPSQTSGTPSQTSGTPSQTSGTPSQTSGTPSKTSGTPSVTPNTKLVQERLQAARAAITATADLTHRQKLEREAELAQIRSRFQKGKDVWKNRDEGAGTKKETGNKEQHDRPVEYEVAPCEPQDEPKAPSYETECTPPDSGLMASPPVSTSSPLRLVGHPVKKMTDETPEEREVVKETEANVDESINSAVINELFDAVLEQSDEDEEEDALNISSMSILAPLAETVAAAAQSPDRMTSTPASSFILKNNTPENVLKPNKFQRTNMVRTPSDCVDALDEDHKLPYSIDAYRSIRVKETERPNVKQVIVRKEDVSQRADEPRGSTLFSIKQRTKILTNDMNLQQTVIHQASQALNCCTDEEHGKGSQVEAEAERLLLVATEKREALKVELERLKGDPAGQRKARVAPEPAPSKGSITLQELRLPLKADFVCSTANKPESTKHSFFIIICAGAENRVATPLASTHCGLSGDTLTFPTSFALSDVSSDFQIALEVYCLVQKREVCSDKKKKPNKSKAMTPKRFLAITKSAQTPVVASPGGPNAVRTSNFVLVGSQTLSLSSIGKNKFPLEKVPFLCPLEGHIYLKMQCEVGSKVEERGFLTMFEDVSGFGAWHRRWCVLSGYCISYWTYPDDEKRKNPIGRINLANCTSKTVEPANREFCARPNTFELVTVRPQREDDKETLVSQCKNTMCVTKNWLSADTKDERNLWMRKLNQILVDLRMWQPDACFRPL